A genomic segment from Cyanobium sp. NIES-981 encodes:
- the secA gene encoding preprotein translocase subunit SecA: MLKLLLGDPNARKLKRHQPVVSDVNLLEEEIAPLSDDELRGLTAEFRQKLASHQEDCRSRGLSTEATLERERKLLDELLPQAFAVVREAGKRVLGMRHFDVQLIGGMVLHDGQIAEMKTGEGKTLVATLPSYLNALTGRGVHVVTVNDYLARRDAEWMGQIHRFLGLSVGLIQQDMTPYERRDNYACDITYATNSELGFDYLRDNMATDIAEVVQRDFHYCVIDEVDSILIDEARTPLIISGQVERPQEKYHKAAEVAARLVRAAELGKDGIDPEGDYEVDEKQRSCTLTDEGFAKAEQMLGVSDLFDPADPWAHYINNALKAKELFIKDVNYIVRGSDAVIVDEFTGRVMPGRRWSDGQHQAIEAKEALPIQPETQTLASITYQNFFLLYPRLAGMTGTAKTEEVEFEKTYKLEVTVVPTNRPRSRADWTDQVYKTEPAKWRAVALEIAEVNTSGRPVLVGTTSVEKSELLSALLAEQQIPHNLLNAKPENVEREAEIVAQAGRAGAVTIATNMAGRGTDIILGGNSDYMARLKLREVLLPVLVRPEEGHRPPVPLQRSAEASGFGGGKGGKGAAPNGSAPSEAKAIGALYPCELPEEQELALVTLSRELVKAWGDRALTVLELEDRIAQAAEKAPTDDPQIQQLRERITAVKATYDAVVKQEEAKVREAGGLHVIGTERHESRRVDNQLRGRAGRQGDPGSTRFFLSLEDNLLRIFGGDRVAGLMNAFRVEEDMPIESGMLTRSLEGAQKKVETYYYDIRKQVFEYDEVMNNQRKAVYAERRRVLEGRELKQQVIGYGERTIDDIVEAYVNPDLPPEEWDLSRLVAKVKEFIYLLEDLEPDQLKGLGTEELKAFLQEQMRNAYDIKEGQIEAQRPGLMREAERFFILQQIDTLWREHLQAMDALRESVGLRGYGQKDPLIEYKNEGYDMFLEMMTQMRRNVIYSMFMFQPAPAPQGATV, translated from the coding sequence ATGCTCAAGCTCCTGCTGGGTGATCCCAATGCCCGCAAGCTGAAGCGCCACCAGCCGGTCGTCTCTGACGTGAACCTGCTGGAGGAGGAGATCGCCCCGCTCTCCGACGACGAGCTGCGCGGTCTCACCGCCGAGTTCCGCCAGAAGCTCGCCAGCCACCAGGAGGACTGCCGCAGCCGCGGGCTGAGCACCGAGGCCACCCTGGAGCGGGAGCGCAAGCTGCTGGATGAGCTGCTGCCCCAGGCCTTCGCCGTGGTGCGCGAGGCCGGCAAGCGGGTGCTCGGCATGCGCCACTTCGACGTGCAGCTGATCGGCGGCATGGTGCTGCACGACGGCCAGATCGCCGAGATGAAGACCGGCGAAGGCAAGACGCTGGTGGCCACCCTGCCCAGCTACCTCAACGCCCTCACCGGCCGCGGCGTGCACGTGGTGACGGTGAACGACTACCTGGCCCGCCGTGACGCCGAGTGGATGGGCCAGATCCACCGCTTCCTCGGTCTTTCGGTGGGGCTGATCCAGCAGGACATGACGCCCTACGAACGGCGCGACAACTACGCCTGCGACATCACCTACGCCACCAACAGTGAGCTCGGATTCGACTACCTGCGCGACAACATGGCCACCGACATCGCCGAGGTGGTGCAGCGTGACTTCCACTACTGCGTGATCGACGAAGTCGACTCGATCCTGATCGACGAAGCCCGCACGCCGCTGATCATCTCCGGCCAGGTGGAGCGGCCCCAGGAGAAATACCACAAGGCCGCCGAGGTGGCGGCGCGGCTGGTGCGGGCCGCCGAGCTGGGCAAGGACGGCATCGATCCCGAGGGCGACTATGAGGTGGACGAAAAGCAGCGCAGCTGCACCCTCACCGACGAGGGCTTCGCCAAGGCCGAGCAGATGCTGGGGGTAAGCGATCTGTTCGATCCGGCCGACCCCTGGGCCCACTACATCAACAACGCCCTCAAGGCCAAGGAGCTGTTCATCAAGGACGTGAACTACATCGTGCGCGGCAGCGATGCCGTGATCGTGGATGAGTTCACCGGCCGGGTGATGCCGGGCCGCCGCTGGAGCGATGGCCAGCACCAGGCGATCGAAGCCAAGGAGGCCCTGCCGATCCAGCCCGAAACCCAGACCCTCGCCTCGATCACCTACCAGAACTTCTTCCTGCTCTATCCCCGCCTCGCCGGCATGACCGGCACCGCCAAGACCGAGGAGGTGGAGTTCGAGAAGACCTACAAGCTCGAGGTCACCGTGGTGCCCACCAACCGGCCCCGCTCCCGGGCCGACTGGACCGACCAGGTGTACAAGACCGAGCCCGCCAAGTGGCGCGCCGTGGCCCTGGAGATCGCCGAGGTGAACACCTCCGGCCGCCCCGTGCTGGTGGGCACCACCAGCGTGGAGAAGTCGGAGCTGCTCTCCGCCCTGCTGGCCGAGCAGCAGATCCCCCACAACCTGCTCAATGCCAAGCCCGAGAACGTGGAGCGGGAGGCCGAGATCGTGGCCCAGGCCGGCCGCGCCGGCGCCGTGACCATCGCCACCAACATGGCCGGCCGCGGCACCGACATCATCCTCGGCGGCAACAGCGACTACATGGCCCGCCTCAAGCTGCGGGAGGTGCTGCTGCCCGTGCTGGTGCGGCCCGAGGAGGGCCACCGCCCGCCGGTGCCGCTGCAGCGCTCCGCCGAGGCCTCCGGCTTCGGCGGCGGCAAGGGCGGCAAGGGGGCTGCTCCCAACGGTTCCGCTCCCAGCGAGGCCAAGGCCATCGGCGCCCTCTATCCCTGCGAGCTGCCCGAGGAGCAGGAGCTCGCCTTGGTGACCCTCTCCCGCGAGCTGGTGAAGGCCTGGGGTGATCGGGCCCTCACCGTGCTCGAACTGGAGGACCGCATCGCCCAGGCCGCCGAGAAGGCCCCCACCGACGACCCCCAGATCCAGCAGCTGCGCGAGCGCATCACGGCCGTGAAGGCCACCTACGACGCGGTGGTGAAGCAGGAGGAGGCCAAGGTGCGCGAAGCCGGCGGCCTGCACGTGATCGGCACCGAGCGCCATGAGTCCCGCCGGGTGGACAACCAGCTGCGGGGCCGCGCCGGCCGCCAGGGTGACCCCGGCTCCACCCGCTTCTTCCTCTCTCTGGAGGACAACCTGCTGCGCATCTTCGGCGGCGACCGGGTGGCTGGCCTGATGAATGCCTTCCGGGTGGAGGAGGACATGCCGATCGAATCGGGCATGCTCACCCGCTCGCTGGAGGGGGCCCAGAAGAAGGTGGAAACCTATTACTACGACATCCGCAAGCAGGTGTTCGAGTACGACGAGGTGATGAACAACCAGCGCAAGGCGGTGTATGCCGAGCGCCGCCGCGTGCTGGAGGGCCGCGAGCTCAAGCAGCAGGTGATCGGCTATGGCGAGCGCACCATCGACGACATCGTGGAGGCCTACGTGAATCCCGATCTGCCGCCGGAGGAGTGGGACCTCAGCCGCCTGGTGGCCAAGGTGAAGGAGTTCATCTACCTGCTGGAGGATCTCGAGCCCGACCAGCTCAAGGGCCTCGGCACCGAGGAGCTCAAGGCCTTCCTGCAGGAGCAGATGCGCAACGCCTATGACATCAAGGAGGGCCAGATCGAGGCGCAGCGGCCCGGCCTGATGCGGGAGGCCGAGCGTTTCTTCATCCTCCAGCAGATTGACACCCTCTGGCGCGAGCACCTGCAGGCCATGGACGCCCTGCGCGAATCCGTGGGCCTGCGCGGCTACGGCCAGAAGGATCCGCTGATCGAATACAAGAACGAGGGCTACGACATGTTCCTCGAGATGATGACCCAGATGCGCCGCAATGTGATCTACTCGATGTTCATGTTCCAGCCGGCCCCCGCCCCCCAGGGCGCCACGGTCTGA